The Phragmites australis chromosome 15, lpPhrAust1.1, whole genome shotgun sequence genome window below encodes:
- the LOC133891907 gene encoding G-type lectin S-receptor-like serine/threonine-protein kinase At1g34300 isoform X2: MVLLRLCIRCDACFAVRRRTATTQPYEVVPDHRIRNVTIEKFLSEIKHEKPFRFAPPQIAGFTQNYSTRLGAGGFGTVFKGELPNGLAVAVKVFHSSLDQRSEEEQFMAEVGTIGRTHHINLVRLFGFCFDDDVRALVYEYMEHGDLGACLLDQGRDVGLPALRDIAVGVARGIRYLHEECQQKIVHYDIKPVNVLLDGDLTPKVADFGLARLVNRADTHVSMSGVRGTPGFAAPELWMQSGVTEKCDVYSFGMLLLEIVGRRRNFDEAAPESQQWFPKLAWTKYESGDLMEIIATPSRDHSVLVIDDDAQQCKETVERMCKVAFWCVQQQPEARPPMGVVVKMLEGEMDIAPPANPFQHLMAAPVVANLWTTTTSSGNTVSANSNCQTCCI, encoded by the coding sequence ATGGTACTTCTCCGTTTGTGCATACGCTGCGATGCGTGCTTCGCCGTCCGGAGGAGAACGGCGACGACGCAACCCTACGAGGTGGTGCCCGACCACCGGATCAGGAATGTGACCATCGAGAAATTCCTCTCGGAGATCAAGCACGAAAAGCCGTTCAGGTTTGCGCCGCCGCAGATCGCCGGCTTCACGCAAAACTACTCCACCCGgctcggcgccggcggcttCGGCACAGTGTTCAAGGGCGAGCTCCCCAACGGCCTCGCTGTGGCGGTTAAGGTTTTCCACAGCAGCCTCGACCAGAGGTCCGAGGAGGAGCAGTTCATGGCGGAGGTGGGCACCATCGGCAGGACCCACCACATCAACCTCGTTAGGCTCTTCGGCTTCTGCTTCGACGACGACGTGCGCGCGCTGGTGTATGAGTACATGGAACACGGCGACCTCGGCGCCTGCCTCCTGGACCAGGGCCGCGATGTCGGCCTCCCGGCGCTGCGAGACATCGCCGTCGGCGTCGCGAGGGGGATCCGGTACCTCCACGAGGAGTGCCAGCAGAAGATCGTGCATTACGACATCAAGCCCGTCAACGTTCTCCTCGACGGCGACCTCACGCCCAAGGTCGCCGACTTCGGGCTCGCGCGGCTGGTGAACCGCGCGGACACGCACGTATCCATGTCCGGCGTGCGAGGCACCCCTGGTTTCGCCGCGCCGGAGCTGTGGATGCAATCAGGTGTCACGGAGAAGtgcgacgtgtacagcttcggcATGCTCCTGCTAGAGATCGTCGGCCGGCGGAGGAACTTCGACGAGGCCGCGCCTGAGAGCCAGCAGTGGTTCCCCAAGCTGGCGTGGACCAAGTACGAGAGCGGCGACCTCATGGAGATCATCGCCACGCCGAGCCGTGACCATTCTGTATTGGTTATCGACGATGATGCGCAGCAGTGCAAGGAGACGGTGGAGAGGATGTGCAAGGTGGCGTTCTGGTGCGTGCAGCAGCAGCCTGAGGCGAGGCCTCCGATGGGCGTGGTGGtgaagatgctggagggtgAGATGGACATCGCTCCTCCGGCGAACCCGTTCCAGCATCTGATGGCAGCACCGGTGGTGGCGAACCTGTGGACGACGACAACGAGTAGCGGGAACACGGTCTCGGCAAATAGCAACTGTCAAACTTGTTGTATTTAG
- the LOC133891907 gene encoding G-type lectin S-receptor-like serine/threonine-protein kinase At1g34300 isoform X1 — MENADIVIATAIFVPFLAMVLLRLCIRCDACFAVRRRTATTQPYEVVPDHRIRNVTIEKFLSEIKHEKPFRFAPPQIAGFTQNYSTRLGAGGFGTVFKGELPNGLAVAVKVFHSSLDQRSEEEQFMAEVGTIGRTHHINLVRLFGFCFDDDVRALVYEYMEHGDLGACLLDQGRDVGLPALRDIAVGVARGIRYLHEECQQKIVHYDIKPVNVLLDGDLTPKVADFGLARLVNRADTHVSMSGVRGTPGFAAPELWMQSGVTEKCDVYSFGMLLLEIVGRRRNFDEAAPESQQWFPKLAWTKYESGDLMEIIATPSRDHSVLVIDDDAQQCKETVERMCKVAFWCVQQQPEARPPMGVVVKMLEGEMDIAPPANPFQHLMAAPVVANLWTTTTSSGNTVSANSNCQTCCI, encoded by the exons ATGGAGAACGCCGACATTG TGATTGCCACGGCCATATTCGTCCCGTTCTTGGCCATGGTACTTCTCCGTTTGTGCATACGCTGCGATGCGTGCTTCGCCGTCCGGAGGAGAACGGCGACGACGCAACCCTACGAGGTGGTGCCCGACCACCGGATCAGGAATGTGACCATCGAGAAATTCCTCTCGGAGATCAAGCACGAAAAGCCGTTCAGGTTTGCGCCGCCGCAGATCGCCGGCTTCACGCAAAACTACTCCACCCGgctcggcgccggcggcttCGGCACAGTGTTCAAGGGCGAGCTCCCCAACGGCCTCGCTGTGGCGGTTAAGGTTTTCCACAGCAGCCTCGACCAGAGGTCCGAGGAGGAGCAGTTCATGGCGGAGGTGGGCACCATCGGCAGGACCCACCACATCAACCTCGTTAGGCTCTTCGGCTTCTGCTTCGACGACGACGTGCGCGCGCTGGTGTATGAGTACATGGAACACGGCGACCTCGGCGCCTGCCTCCTGGACCAGGGCCGCGATGTCGGCCTCCCGGCGCTGCGAGACATCGCCGTCGGCGTCGCGAGGGGGATCCGGTACCTCCACGAGGAGTGCCAGCAGAAGATCGTGCATTACGACATCAAGCCCGTCAACGTTCTCCTCGACGGCGACCTCACGCCCAAGGTCGCCGACTTCGGGCTCGCGCGGCTGGTGAACCGCGCGGACACGCACGTATCCATGTCCGGCGTGCGAGGCACCCCTGGTTTCGCCGCGCCGGAGCTGTGGATGCAATCAGGTGTCACGGAGAAGtgcgacgtgtacagcttcggcATGCTCCTGCTAGAGATCGTCGGCCGGCGGAGGAACTTCGACGAGGCCGCGCCTGAGAGCCAGCAGTGGTTCCCCAAGCTGGCGTGGACCAAGTACGAGAGCGGCGACCTCATGGAGATCATCGCCACGCCGAGCCGTGACCATTCTGTATTGGTTATCGACGATGATGCGCAGCAGTGCAAGGAGACGGTGGAGAGGATGTGCAAGGTGGCGTTCTGGTGCGTGCAGCAGCAGCCTGAGGCGAGGCCTCCGATGGGCGTGGTGGtgaagatgctggagggtgAGATGGACATCGCTCCTCCGGCGAACCCGTTCCAGCATCTGATGGCAGCACCGGTGGTGGCGAACCTGTGGACGACGACAACGAGTAGCGGGAACACGGTCTCGGCAAATAGCAACTGTCAAACTTGTTGTATTTAG